From one Bacillota bacterium genomic stretch:
- the lgt gene encoding prolipoprotein diacylglyceryl transferase: protein MYPVLFKLWKLPVYSWGLSLAVAFIVGTLYGVFAGKKKGVHPDHVIDLALFVCIASIIAGRLLFVLLNLGSYMSDPITILYLRDGGLSFFGGLAGGILVGIWYCRRNKISVGKMADIAGPAVALGYAIVRIGCLLNGCCYGVESSVPWALECGTGMVLRHPTQIYAAIYSLIIFAILMYADRKKKFDGQVLFLYVGLYSVARFIVEFWRDVPRDY, encoded by the coding sequence TTGTATCCTGTCCTTTTCAAGTTGTGGAAACTGCCTGTTTACTCCTGGGGCCTTTCACTCGCAGTGGCGTTCATAGTGGGTACGCTCTATGGGGTCTTCGCAGGCAAGAAGAAGGGCGTCCACCCCGATCACGTCATCGACCTAGCACTTTTTGTGTGTATAGCTTCGATCATAGCCGGCAGGCTCCTTTTCGTCCTTCTGAACCTGGGCAGCTACATGTCTGACCCCATCACTATCCTGTACCTGCGCGACGGAGGCCTATCGTTCTTCGGGGGCCTCGCAGGCGGGATCCTGGTGGGGATATGGTATTGCCGACGAAACAAGATCTCTGTCGGCAAGATGGCGGACATCGCCGGGCCTGCAGTCGCGCTGGGCTATGCGATCGTGCGGATCGGGTGTCTTCTGAACGGGTGCTGCTACGGTGTGGAGTCTTCCGTGCCGTGGGCACTCGAATGCGGCACGGGAATGGTCCTGCGCCATCCGACACAGATCTATGCGGCCATATACAGCCTGATCATATTCGCCATCTTGATGTACGCGGACCGGAAAAAGAAGTTCGACGGGCAGGTACTCTTCCTCTACGTCGGGCTCTACTCGGTTGCCAGGTTCATCGTGGAGTTTTGGAGGGACGTGCCACGTGACTACTT
- the lspA gene encoding signal peptidase II, giving the protein MALFLVSAWIVLLDQISKTIVMRALYPYEAVHCLGGMVRITHVRNPGAAFGILQNQVWLFATATFLVASLVLTFYRRVPRSDWCMKLGLALGLGGSLGNLVDRLRFGSVIDFIEIEPFPVFNLADCAIVAGVILLLFAILRTPSREEE; this is encoded by the coding sequence GTGGCGCTGTTCCTGGTATCTGCATGGATCGTGCTTCTGGACCAGATCTCCAAGACAATCGTGATGCGTGCTCTGTATCCATATGAGGCTGTGCATTGTCTGGGGGGAATGGTGCGGATCACACACGTGAGGAATCCCGGCGCTGCATTCGGCATCCTCCAGAACCAGGTATGGCTCTTCGCGACGGCGACATTCCTCGTGGCATCGCTCGTGCTGACTTTCTACCGGAGGGTTCCAAGGTCCGACTGGTGCATGAAACTCGGCCTCGCTCTCGGGCTCGGAGGTTCGCTCGGGAACCTTGTGGACAGGCTCCGCTTCGGGAGTGTCATCGATTTCATCGAAATCGAACCCTTTCCCGTTTTCAACCTGGCCGATTGTGCCATCGTGGCTGGGGTCATCCTGCTTCTCTTCGCCATTCTCAGGACCCCCAGTCGAGAGGAGGAGTAG
- a CDS encoding TraR/DksA C4-type zinc finger protein, which produces MLTPERIVAFRDRLIDERAAATDRLREVTGSAGFDEPESEWAGELSQYDNHTSDSGPALEMRAINLGLVNHERDTIAQIDSALERIRGGTYGICTECGRDIPIDRLEALPYAETCTDCGARMAAPRGTGTRRPIEEEVLRPPFGGRDPARAFDDPGIHGEDMWDQLAQYGTANSPQDEEAGNSRGADRD; this is translated from the coding sequence TTGCTTACGCCAGAGCGCATTGTGGCGTTTCGAGACAGGCTCATCGATGAGAGGGCCGCGGCGACCGACAGACTCCGCGAAGTCACAGGGTCCGCTGGATTCGATGAACCCGAGTCAGAGTGGGCCGGAGAGCTCTCGCAGTACGACAACCACACTTCTGACAGCGGACCCGCTTTGGAGATGCGGGCGATAAACCTCGGGCTCGTGAACCACGAGCGTGATACCATTGCGCAGATCGATTCTGCGCTCGAGCGCATCAGAGGCGGCACCTACGGGATCTGTACGGAATGCGGTCGGGACATACCCATCGACCGCCTGGAGGCATTGCCCTACGCCGAGACTTGCACGGACTGTGGGGCGCGCATGGCGGCCCCGCGTGGGACGGGCACTCGGAGGCCCATCGAGGAGGAGGTCCTAAGGCCACCGTTTGGAGGAAGGGACCCTGCTCGCGCCTTCGACGACCCTGGCATTCACGGCGAGGATATGTGGGACCAGCTGGCACAGTACGGGACCGCCAACAGCCCGCAGGACGAGGAGGCGGGCAACTCCCGGGGGGCAGACCGTGACTAG
- a CDS encoding DUF5665 domain-containing protein — MRPRSTGALTRRLAELSLRLEKAQIAEYVEFMRSPRRVLYSNFLAGLARGFGIGIGATVLAAVFLYALSVVISLNLPIIGKFIADIVRIVEAYRT; from the coding sequence GTGAGGCCGCGCTCGACGGGCGCGCTTACAAGGAGACTCGCGGAGTTGTCCTTACGGCTCGAGAAAGCCCAGATCGCCGAGTACGTCGAGTTCATGCGGAGCCCGCGAAGGGTCCTGTACTCCAACTTCCTGGCTGGCCTCGCCAGAGGTTTCGGGATCGGGATCGGGGCTACCGTACTTGCGGCGGTCTTCTTGTATGCTCTCTCCGTTGTGATCTCTCTCAACCTGCCTATCATCGGCAAGTTCATCGCCGACATCGTCCGGATAGTGGAAGCATACCGAACGTGA
- a CDS encoding DivIVA domain-containing protein has translation MLTPLEVHGKEFSVRFRGYDSREVEEFLDQVAESYEQLWRENSEFRDRIQELTGKQDEYSDIGETLKQTLVMAQKAADDARRNAEEKARLIVETAEREAAAVHDRMQEKVRAAEKRVEELAAQEATFKARMRALLESYMELLKNVDRDLGIGQAAAARD, from the coding sequence ATGCTGACACCACTTGAGGTCCACGGGAAAGAGTTCTCCGTCAGGTTCCGGGGTTACGACTCCCGTGAGGTGGAGGAGTTCCTCGACCAAGTCGCTGAGAGCTATGAGCAGTTGTGGCGGGAGAACTCCGAGTTCCGGGACAGAATCCAGGAACTCACTGGAAAACAGGACGAATACTCGGACATAGGGGAGACTCTGAAGCAGACTCTGGTCATGGCCCAGAAGGCAGCGGATGACGCCCGCCGGAACGCCGAAGAAAAGGCCCGCCTGATTGTGGAGACCGCCGAGCGAGAGGCCGCAGCCGTCCACGACCGCATGCAGGAGAAGGTCCGGGCTGCCGAGAAGCGCGTCGAGGAACTGGCGGCACAGGAGGCCACGTTCAAGGCGAGGATGAGGGCGTTGCTTGAGAGCTACATGGAGCTCCTCAAGAACGTCGACCGTGACCTCGGTATCGGGCAGGCGGCAGCGGCGCGAGACTGA
- a CDS encoding S4 domain-containing protein — translation NRVGGVAYRAYGGYRGAVRKRLLVMPPHYLDEEADPGISFFGVRPGASGPAEDGSPDEALGFLRSLGIGRDQIGDVFSSPDGWQGVVAREVFPAGGSRGPLVELDAEEVTFPGQVTREIRTTVASMRLDAVAGGGFAASRTRLAQEIRVGRVKVNGVPVQSPSHKISEGDVIIASGRGRLVVCEVRGETRPRLVSLVLKRYSVHPNNIREEASNADTT, via the coding sequence AACCGCGTGGGCGGTGTCGCCTACCGCGCCTACGGCGGGTACAGAGGGGCCGTGCGGAAGAGGCTTCTGGTCATGCCTCCTCATTACCTGGATGAGGAGGCGGATCCGGGCATCTCTTTCTTCGGGGTACGGCCGGGCGCCTCTGGGCCAGCGGAAGATGGGAGTCCCGACGAAGCTCTTGGCTTCCTCCGCTCGCTTGGGATCGGCCGGGATCAGATCGGTGACGTATTCTCCAGCCCTGATGGCTGGCAAGGCGTGGTCGCGCGCGAGGTGTTCCCCGCGGGGGGCAGCCGGGGACCCCTGGTAGAACTCGACGCGGAGGAGGTCACGTTTCCAGGGCAAGTCACGAGGGAAATCAGGACAACTGTAGCGTCCATGCGGCTCGACGCCGTCGCCGGGGGTGGGTTCGCTGCCTCACGCACGAGGCTGGCCCAGGAAATCAGAGTTGGGCGAGTGAAAGTGAACGGGGTGCCCGTCCAGTCCCCATCCCACAAGATATCTGAAGGCGACGTAATCATCGCTTCCGGCAGGGGACGGCTGGTTGTCTGTGAGGTCAGGGGCGAAACCCGGCCCCGCCTGGTTTCGTTAGTACTCAAGAGGTATTCGGTGCACCCAAACAACATACGAGAGGAGGCTTCCAATGCTGACACCACTTGA
- a CDS encoding YggS family pyridoxal phosphate-dependent enzyme, with product MGLIADNVSKVMENIQRAARRGGRDPGEVRLVAVTKGVESSRVSEAVAAGVRVVGENRVQEARDKAPQVEGNPEWHLVGSLQTNKVRHALELFSMIQSLDSIKLARELDRRCRAAGRAFVETLLQVNVAREPTKHGVPPEGARDFIEAMPGFDRVKVVGLMVIPPYSPDPEASREWFRAAARLRDELREAGVPNVSMDHLSMGMSGDYEIAVEEGATIVRVGTAIFGARST from the coding sequence TTGGGGCTAATCGCCGATAACGTCTCAAAGGTGATGGAGAACATCCAACGTGCAGCGCGCCGCGGAGGACGCGACCCCGGCGAAGTCAGGCTCGTCGCGGTGACGAAAGGCGTCGAAAGCTCTCGCGTGAGTGAGGCCGTGGCTGCTGGAGTGCGTGTCGTGGGCGAGAACCGGGTGCAGGAAGCACGAGATAAGGCCCCCCAGGTTGAGGGCAACCCCGAGTGGCATCTAGTGGGTAGCTTGCAGACTAACAAGGTGAGGCACGCCCTCGAGCTCTTCTCGATGATCCAGTCGTTGGACAGCATCAAACTTGCCCGCGAATTAGACAGGCGGTGCCGGGCGGCCGGAAGGGCCTTCGTCGAGACGCTCCTCCAGGTGAACGTGGCGAGAGAGCCGACCAAGCACGGCGTGCCTCCTGAAGGCGCCCGGGACTTCATTGAGGCAATGCCGGGCTTCGACAGGGTCAAGGTTGTGGGGCTCATGGTGATCCCCCCTTACTCCCCTGACCCGGAGGCGTCCAGAGAGTGGTTTCGGGCGGCGGCGCGCTTACGGGATGAACTCCGGGAGGCCGGGGTCCCGAATGTCTCTATGGATCATCTGTCCATGGGGATGTCCGGAGACTACGAGATTGCCGTGGAGGAAGGCGCCACAATAGTACGAGTGGGAACTGCCATATTCGGGGCTAGATCCACCTGA
- a CDS encoding polyphenol oxidase family protein gives MGLTVRCRGLEETGIVRHGFTTKQAGNMSLVSLLPGETPDQVLSNRALAAAEIGVDPRSLIFGQQVHGSNTEVVGPSDRGRGATSAGDSIPRTDCLCTRHPDVPIAGLFADCAPVLVVDLRTPAVGLAHAGWRGTVGGALPSLLSTMARAFDTAPGYCLVCIGPSIRKCCYRVGEDVTEAFRVAGIPGAGGEHLDLVEAVRDQAIRAGVPPGQILAMPDCTSCSPGTFFSHRASRGGPGRMAAVIALV, from the coding sequence TTGGGCCTGACGGTCAGATGCCGGGGACTCGAGGAGACGGGCATCGTGAGGCATGGTTTCACCACGAAGCAGGCCGGGAACATGAGTCTGGTGAGTCTTCTGCCGGGTGAGACGCCGGATCAGGTCCTCAGCAACCGTGCCTTAGCTGCGGCTGAGATTGGGGTGGATCCGAGGTCACTCATCTTTGGCCAGCAGGTTCACGGCAGCAATACTGAGGTGGTGGGCCCGAGCGACCGCGGACGTGGAGCAACGTCCGCGGGGGATTCCATTCCCCGGACCGACTGCCTCTGCACGCGCCATCCCGACGTCCCCATTGCTGGGCTCTTCGCGGACTGCGCTCCTGTTCTTGTGGTCGACCTCAGGACTCCGGCGGTGGGTCTCGCGCACGCCGGCTGGAGGGGCACTGTTGGAGGCGCTCTCCCGTCACTACTATCCACCATGGCCCGAGCTTTCGACACTGCGCCTGGTTACTGCCTGGTCTGCATCGGACCGTCGATCCGGAAGTGCTGCTACCGCGTGGGGGAGGATGTAACGGAGGCCTTTCGCGTTGCGGGAATCCCGGGCGCCGGTGGTGAGCATCTTGATCTCGTTGAGGCCGTTCGTGACCAGGCAATCCGAGCGGGTGTGCCCCCCGGTCAAATCCTGGCAATGCCCGATTGCACCTCGTGCTCGCCCGGGACGTTCTTCTCGCACAGAGCCTCCAGAGGCGGCCCGGGAAGGATGGCGGCCGTAATAGCTCTGGTTTGA
- a CDS encoding Hint domain-containing protein: MFNCVPEDCSTILLRTAGEVLYVKFSFLNDLIEGRADSGKLEDLQILGRTGWTQIISVSRRKLWEGEPLFHVSTRSGKLSLTGEHRVALRRGGREVVLPVREIGAGDALLARPPSKIRGGKPVLDAGAPLQAVGILSMERATGYTGYVYELETGDHWFFANDFLVHDLCYNQD; the protein is encoded by the coding sequence ATGTTCAACTGCGTACCTGAGGATTGCAGCACCATCCTCTTGCGTACGGCCGGAGAGGTCCTCTATGTGAAGTTCAGTTTCCTCAACGACCTGATAGAAGGGCGGGCTGATTCCGGAAAGCTCGAGGACCTCCAGATTCTGGGCCGTACGGGCTGGACCCAGATTATATCTGTCTCCCGCCGGAAGCTGTGGGAAGGGGAACCTCTGTTCCACGTGTCTACCAGGTCGGGCAAGCTCTCTCTCACCGGCGAGCACCGGGTGGCCCTCCGGCGGGGAGGGCGCGAGGTGGTCCTGCCCGTCAGAGAGATCGGGGCCGGGGACGCCCTCCTGGCAAGGCCCCCATCCAAGATCAGGGGCGGCAAACCCGTTCTGGACGCGGGAGCGCCTCTGCAAGCCGTTGGAATCCTCTCAATGGAGCGGGCAACCGGGTACACCGGGTACGTCTACGAACTCGAGACCGGTGACCACTGGTTCTTCGCCAACGACTTCCTGGTACACGATTTATGCTATAATCAGGACTAA
- a CDS encoding YlmC/YmxH family sporulation protein: MQRASELRVKEVVSVNDGKRLGYIFDLEIDVDTGQVRSFIIPGGGRLLGFLGRGEEFVIGWDKIRKIGMDVVLVDDSDLETESG; this comes from the coding sequence ATCCAGCGTGCGTCCGAGCTGAGGGTAAAGGAAGTAGTAAGCGTCAATGACGGCAAACGGCTGGGCTACATATTCGACCTGGAAATCGACGTCGATACTGGACAGGTCAGAAGCTTTATCATTCCCGGAGGAGGGAGACTATTGGGATTCCTGGGGCGCGGGGAGGAGTTTGTGATCGGGTGGGACAAGATACGCAAGATTGGCATGGATGTGGTGCTCGTGGACGATTCGGACCTTGAAACAGAAAGCGGGTGA
- a CDS encoding stage II sporulation protein R, which produces MKIDVRNAVLAEAGRILQGVPDARAAALALQANLGRIEEAARVRVAERGYALPVTASLGRFPFPPTDYGHTRLPEGDYLALRVTVGEGIGSNWWCVLFPPLCFVDVERACIVQKTADTENSTVRFELATRLFDPGLHGLASAATIHEIAGREPGMTLAQVSWEMPAWVARLVGLPDFRQAKN; this is translated from the coding sequence TTGAAGATAGATGTCCGAAACGCGGTGCTCGCGGAGGCAGGGAGGATCCTCCAGGGCGTCCCGGACGCCCGGGCTGCGGCGCTCGCCCTCCAGGCGAACCTCGGCAGGATCGAGGAAGCGGCCCGAGTACGGGTGGCCGAGCGAGGTTACGCGCTTCCGGTCACCGCATCCCTCGGTCGTTTTCCGTTTCCACCCACAGACTACGGACACACTCGGTTGCCTGAAGGCGACTACTTGGCCCTTAGGGTTACCGTGGGGGAAGGTATCGGATCGAACTGGTGGTGTGTCCTCTTCCCGCCCCTGTGCTTTGTGGACGTGGAGAGAGCATGCATAGTCCAGAAGACTGCGGACACCGAGAACAGCACGGTGCGGTTCGAACTCGCAACTAGACTGTTCGACCCCGGACTGCACGGGCTCGCCTCCGCGGCGACGATACACGAGATTGCAGGGAGAGAGCCGGGGATGACTCTTGCCCAAGTCTCATGGGAGATGCCCGCCTGGGTGGCAAGGTTGGTGGGCCTGCCCGATTTCCGGCAGGCAAAAAACTGA
- the sigG gene encoding RNA polymerase sporulation sigma factor SigG, whose amino-acid sequence MLLNKVEICGVNTSKLPVLSGAKMRELLEAVRGGDQDARNRLIYGNLRLVLSVIQRFTNRGEYVDDLFQVGCIGLIKAIDNFDLSQNVKFSTYAVPMIIGEIRRYLRDNNPIRVSRSLRDIAYRALQVRDRLINENSREPSINDIAKALDVPREEVVYALDAIQEPISLFEPIYHDGGDPMYVMDQVSDDKNTDTNWLEGISIKEAMSKLSERERLILKLRFFEGRTQMEVAEEIGISQAQVSRLEKAALKHMRKSM is encoded by the coding sequence ATGCTGCTCAACAAGGTGGAGATCTGCGGGGTAAACACCTCCAAACTGCCGGTGCTCTCCGGAGCTAAGATGAGAGAATTGCTCGAGGCAGTCCGAGGCGGTGACCAGGACGCGAGAAACCGTCTGATATACGGCAACCTGCGCCTGGTGCTTTCGGTGATTCAGAGGTTCACCAACCGCGGCGAGTACGTGGACGACCTCTTCCAGGTGGGATGTATAGGGCTGATAAAGGCCATCGACAACTTCGACCTGTCCCAGAACGTCAAGTTCTCCACCTACGCGGTGCCAATGATCATAGGGGAAATCAGACGGTATCTCCGCGACAACAACCCCATCCGAGTATCGAGGTCGCTCAGGGACATCGCTTACCGAGCCCTGCAGGTCCGCGACAGGCTGATCAACGAGAATTCCAGAGAGCCGAGCATAAACGACATCGCCAAGGCCTTGGACGTGCCGCGGGAGGAAGTCGTGTATGCCCTGGACGCGATCCAGGAGCCGATCTCATTGTTTGAACCAATCTACCACGACGGCGGTGACCCCATGTATGTGATGGACCAGGTGAGCGACGACAAGAACACCGATACGAATTGGCTCGAAGGCATATCTATCAAGGAGGCCATGTCGAAGCTGAGCGAGAGGGAGCGCCTGATCCTGAAGCTCAGGTTCTTCGAGGGCAGGACGCAGATGGAGGTCGCGGAGGAGATCGGTATATCACAGGCTCAGGTGTCCAGGCTGGAGAAGGCGGCACTGAAGCACATGAGGAAATCCATGTAG
- the sigE gene encoding RNA polymerase sporulation sigma factor SigE yields MTNQIQRVTWAVRLLLIRLFSWCVLVDDTVVRYVGSSETLPPPLSAEEETVLITKLGDGEPRVREMLVERNLRLVVYIARKFESTGIGVEDLVSIGTIGLIKAVNTFDPAKRIKLATYASRCIENEILMYLRKNNRLKSEVSFDEPLNVDWDGNELLLSDVYGTDEDLVYQALEDEVDRSLLIEALSALSGREKRIMELRFGFRDGAERTQKEVADLLGISQSYISRLEKRILSKLRREISRIE; encoded by the coding sequence ATGACCAACCAGATCCAGAGAGTCACCTGGGCGGTCCGGCTGCTTCTGATACGCCTGTTCAGCTGGTGCGTCCTTGTGGACGACACTGTAGTCAGGTACGTAGGGAGCAGCGAGACTCTGCCTCCCCCGCTTTCTGCGGAAGAGGAGACCGTTCTCATCACAAAACTGGGGGATGGTGAACCCAGGGTACGTGAGATGCTAGTAGAGAGGAATCTGAGGCTTGTTGTGTACATCGCTCGCAAGTTCGAGAGCACAGGCATAGGGGTGGAGGATTTGGTCTCCATCGGCACGATCGGGCTGATCAAAGCGGTCAACACTTTCGATCCGGCAAAGCGTATCAAACTCGCGACTTACGCGTCACGCTGCATAGAAAACGAGATTCTGATGTACCTCAGAAAGAACAACAGGCTCAAGAGCGAGGTTTCATTTGATGAGCCCCTGAACGTTGACTGGGACGGAAACGAACTCCTGCTGTCCGACGTGTACGGGACTGATGAGGACCTCGTCTACCAGGCACTTGAGGACGAGGTGGACCGGTCTCTACTGATAGAAGCGCTCTCTGCCCTTTCTGGCAGGGAAAAGCGGATCATGGAACTGAGGTTCGGATTCCGGGACGGAGCGGAGAGAACTCAGAAGGAAGTCGCGGACCTTCTTGGCATATCCCAGTCCTACATCTCTCGGTTGGAAAAACGCATTCTTTCCAAGCTCAGGAGAGAAATCAGCAGGATAGAATGA
- a CDS encoding sigma-E processing peptidase SpoIIGA, giving the protein MSWLFRVYVDSLFLVFGGTFILDALALWAIRQILRLRSTRSRLLGGAAVSATVFVVVVALSDIGLFNITSTISLGLAILLTAVSIRIAFPGTPLKIMASALFHRYLLTVMAGGAGVVARAATGGNPLVSFLAAVSTILLVAEAGWGAVHRGIRDGLFFVPVSIFFGSGAVSVWALIDTGNRLRDPLSGNPVIIVEYSAIEGVLPPDIREPVRNSGSDFSTAAAAIAESGWSARFRAVPYTSIGQERGLLVGFRPDEVRVSEGNREISTRHAVVCVHSARLCSDGKYRALLNPDILTTA; this is encoded by the coding sequence GTGTCGTGGTTGTTCCGCGTCTACGTCGACAGCCTATTTCTCGTCTTCGGTGGGACCTTCATACTCGACGCCCTGGCCTTGTGGGCCATCCGGCAGATACTTCGCCTCCGATCAACTAGGTCCCGGCTCCTCGGGGGTGCGGCCGTGAGTGCGACCGTGTTCGTCGTGGTGGTGGCCTTATCCGATATCGGCCTCTTCAACATCACTTCTACCATCTCGTTGGGTCTGGCAATCCTCTTGACCGCGGTGTCCATTCGCATCGCGTTCCCGGGAACCCCTCTCAAAATCATGGCAAGCGCCCTCTTTCACAGGTATCTTCTCACCGTTATGGCGGGAGGGGCGGGGGTAGTGGCGCGTGCCGCGACGGGCGGGAACCCCCTCGTGTCGTTCCTGGCGGCGGTCTCAACGATACTACTGGTTGCGGAAGCTGGGTGGGGGGCGGTACACCGCGGCATCCGCGATGGGCTCTTCTTTGTGCCTGTGTCGATCTTCTTTGGCTCCGGTGCGGTTTCGGTTTGGGCGCTCATAGATACCGGGAACCGGCTGCGGGATCCACTTTCGGGCAATCCGGTGATCATCGTCGAGTACTCGGCGATAGAAGGGGTCCTGCCTCCAGACATCCGGGAACCGGTCCGAAACTCGGGCTCGGATTTCTCGACTGCTGCGGCTGCAATAGCGGAGTCCGGGTGGTCCGCGCGGTTCCGGGCAGTCCCATACACCTCCATAGGCCAGGAGAGAGGGCTCCTCGTTGGGTTTAGACCTGACGAGGTGCGGGTGTCTGAAGGCAACCGTGAGATATCGACGCGCCACGCCGTGGTCTGCGTGCACTCTGCCAGGCTCTGCTCGGATGGGAAATACCGCGCGCTTCTCAATCCGGACATCCTGACAACCGCGTGA
- the ftsZ gene encoding cell division protein FtsZ, producing the protein MFELELEMDRFADIKVIGVGGGGSNAINRMIGAGLKGVEFIALNTDAQALRMSDAPRKIQIGEKLTKGLGAGANPEIGKKAAEESRDQLSSILEGADMVFITSGMGGGTGTGAAPIIAEIAKELGVLTVAVVTKPFSFEGRKRMSQADQGIANLKQKVDTLIVIPNDRLLQVVERKTSIVEAFRIADDILRQGVQGISDLITVPGLINLDFADVRTVMTDAGSALMGIGVASGEQRAAEAARAAISSPLLEASIEGAKGVLLNITGSSNLGLYEVNEAAEIVSNSADNDALVIFGAVIDESMQDEIKVTVIATGFEAARAQSQQSKARGIEQVEIKPLAGADDLDIPPFLRRAR; encoded by the coding sequence GTGTTTGAACTGGAACTCGAGATGGACCGTTTCGCCGATATCAAGGTGATCGGAGTCGGCGGGGGCGGGAGCAACGCGATTAACCGCATGATAGGCGCAGGGCTGAAGGGCGTCGAGTTCATAGCTCTAAACACGGACGCTCAGGCCCTGCGCATGTCGGACGCGCCCCGCAAGATACAGATAGGCGAGAAGCTCACCAAAGGCCTCGGGGCCGGGGCGAACCCCGAAATCGGCAAGAAGGCGGCGGAGGAGAGCCGGGACCAGCTGAGTTCGATCCTGGAAGGCGCCGACATGGTCTTCATAACCTCCGGGATGGGGGGCGGCACCGGTACGGGCGCGGCCCCAATCATTGCAGAGATCGCAAAGGAACTCGGAGTCCTCACCGTGGCGGTCGTGACCAAACCTTTCTCCTTCGAGGGTCGCAAGCGGATGAGCCAGGCGGACCAGGGGATAGCGAACCTCAAGCAAAAAGTGGACACGCTCATCGTGATCCCCAATGACAGGCTGCTACAGGTGGTGGAGCGCAAGACTTCGATAGTCGAGGCGTTCCGCATCGCTGACGACATCCTCCGCCAGGGCGTGCAGGGCATATCTGATCTCATCACCGTCCCCGGGCTCATAAACCTTGATTTCGCCGATGTGAGGACGGTAATGACCGATGCGGGCTCAGCCCTCATGGGGATAGGTGTTGCCAGCGGGGAGCAGCGGGCCGCAGAGGCAGCCCGCGCCGCGATATCCAGCCCGCTTCTGGAGGCGTCCATCGAAGGTGCAAAAGGAGTGCTTCTGAACATAACCGGGAGCTCCAACTTGGGACTCTACGAGGTGAACGAGGCCGCAGAGATTGTATCGAATTCGGCAGACAATGACGCCCTCGTGATATTTGGCGCAGTCATCGACGAGTCCATGCAGGACGAGATCAAGGTCACGGTGATTGCCACTGGGTTCGAGGCGGCTCGCGCACAGAGCCAGCAGAGCAAGGCCCGAGGGATCGAGCAGGTGGAGATAAAGCCGCTTGCGGGCGCGGACGACCTCGACATACCGCCGTTCCTCAGGCGCGCCCGCTAG